Proteins from one Mycoplasma sp. Pen4 genomic window:
- a CDS encoding leucine-rich repeat protein has protein sequence MKIRKKIATSLFLGTIAPLPLISISCTDKERESRVQELKDKLKELETEINQSNVLVSTVGDNVDIDLNTLKSKLETATKLATISTQDIEKIQEVKNKLFDLKQANTNLKLNIENYNKKKQELDELLKQLKQEILHANDLLNPVINAKDFNSNELKTKLTNSNNYLTQKLSITKIDEVNAAILDLQQINRKLVVDIQNYQVKKEELKTLLTNLETTVSESKKLFEPVKNETDLSTESFKEKLNAAKELLITDNLGIDKISDIKRIITELNESNTQLEKDIQNYNIKKEELKTLLTNLETTVNESKTLFEPVKNETDLSTESFKEKLNSAKELLTTENLSISKIGDIKRNIAELSESKTQLEKDIQDYNIKKTELKTLLTNLETTVSESKKLFEPVKNVTDISAENFKEKLNSAKELLAIENLSISRIGDIKRKIVELSESKTQLKKDIQDYNIKKAELDSLTPELENIFNSVSSKLEALKDLEQFQNPEVQLKLNAAKELLSAESLSVNKISDIKDLITYLTNADRKIKEGLDEFKNNIITGLDSLNTLNDDAKTYITNLVNDSSNNLGNLIEADKLSGLAKTMQNIYNGIKEQVFTVKREFESENTIISQNKQNELNPVVQKGRDLFTWSADNQTATIIPVAKEDLENKLREAITNALAIREEVQVVITYINEIRSFRNIYIEKTTNTIAESFRTNNEIAEQLYDQKQHPEKYFRTNISNTQLLELINPNLEWIYLPNVSIISRSALVPDSTSEMKVKYLIAPNLEAIPSGAFKDSNLQLIDAPKLKQIGQDAFKGSKLTNAFLNSIELINSDTFANLPLEKIDALNLKTIRDNAFSSTQLNEVNFPLLVTVGDNAFKDSTLKTIDAPMLETIGNNAFKSSQLLEVNLASLKFVGVEAFNNTPITRVITPNLITVSANAFANTGSLSHVELNSALEIKDFAFYNSSLDTIDAPKVKQVASKVFNKATNLTNVYFNEIEVIKDYLFKDIPLVKFVGPKVREIGYGAFSGTNLSDVDLPELELLHGRSDVAGVFQRSKIRTLNAPKLRTIGHDAFKSSGLTNANFPAAETVYNGAFSATTLENVIMPKVKRFYQSAFEDATFSNTELTFPELVQIDGGTCYFISGADPFYGAFQSTNITKIIAPKLQIIYSSAFAKSSLTEIDAPNVERIGDGAFCFTALKDVDFNKLKKIGRGVFYKTPNEDEILKKVSAIIENNKEQPNN, from the coding sequence ATGAAGATAAGAAAGAAAATTGCTACTTCTTTATTTCTTGGAACCATTGCACCATTACCTCTTATTTCAATTTCATGTACTGATAAAGAAAGAGAATCAAGAGTTCAAGAATTAAAGGACAAATTAAAAGAACTGGAAACTGAAATTAACCAGTCAAATGTTTTAGTTTCAACAGTAGGCGATAATGTTGATATTGACTTAAATACTCTTAAATCCAAACTTGAAACAGCTACAAAATTAGCAACAATTTCAACTCAAGATATTGAGAAAATTCAAGAAGTTAAAAACAAATTATTTGACCTAAAACAAGCAAATACAAACTTGAAACTAAACATCGAAAACTACAACAAAAAGAAACAAGAATTAGATGAATTATTAAAACAATTAAAACAAGAAATTCTTCATGCTAATGATTTATTGAACCCAGTAATCAATGCAAAAGATTTCAACTCAAATGAATTAAAAACAAAATTAACAAATAGCAACAATTACTTAACACAAAAATTAAGCATTACAAAAATCGATGAAGTTAATGCTGCTATTTTAGATCTTCAACAAATAAACAGAAAATTAGTTGTTGATATTCAAAATTACCAAGTTAAGAAAGAAGAACTAAAAACCTTATTAACTAATTTAGAAACCACAGTTAGTGAGTCGAAAAAATTATTTGAACCAGTTAAAAATGAAACAGATCTTTCTACTGAGAGTTTTAAAGAGAAACTAAATGCAGCCAAAGAATTGTTAATCACAGATAATTTAGGTATTGACAAAATTAGCGATATTAAAAGAATCATCACAGAATTAAACGAATCAAATACTCAATTAGAAAAAGATATTCAAAATTACAATATCAAAAAAGAAGAATTAAAAACCTTATTAACTAATTTAGAAACCACAGTTAATGAATCAAAAACTTTATTTGAACCAGTTAAAAATGAAACAGATCTTTCTACTGAAAGTTTTAAAGAAAAATTAAATTCTGCTAAAGAATTATTAACTACAGAAAATTTAAGTATCAGTAAAATTGGTGATATTAAGAGAAATATCGCGGAATTAAGTGAATCAAAAACTCAACTAGAGAAAGATATTCAAGATTACAATATCAAAAAAACAGAATTAAAAACCTTATTAACTAATTTAGAAACCACAGTTAGTGAGTCGAAAAAATTATTTGAACCAGTTAAAAATGTAACAGATATTTCTGCTGAAAACTTTAAAGAAAAATTAAATTCAGCTAAAGAGTTATTAGCTATAGAAAATTTAAGTATCAGTAGAATTGGTGATATTAAGAGAAAAATCGTGGAATTAAGTGAATCAAAAACTCAACTAAAGAAAGATATTCAAGATTACAATATTAAAAAAGCAGAATTAGATAGTTTAACTCCTGAACTTGAAAATATTTTCAATTCAGTAAGTTCAAAACTTGAAGCACTTAAAGATTTAGAACAATTCCAAAATCCAGAAGTTCAACTAAAATTAAATGCTGCTAAAGAATTATTAAGTGCTGAAAGTTTAAGCGTTAATAAAATCAGTGATATTAAAGATCTTATTACGTACCTAACAAATGCTGATAGAAAGATAAAAGAAGGTTTAGATGAATTCAAAAATAACATCATTACCGGTTTAGATAGTTTAAACACCCTAAACGATGATGCCAAGACATACATCACCAACTTAGTTAATGATAGTTCAAATAATCTCGGGAATTTAATTGAGGCAGATAAATTAAGTGGTCTAGCAAAAACAATGCAAAATATTTATAACGGCATAAAAGAACAAGTTTTTACAGTTAAAAGAGAATTCGAAAGTGAAAATACCATTATTTCACAAAACAAACAAAACGAACTAAATCCTGTTGTTCAAAAAGGTAGGGATCTTTTCACTTGAAGCGCAGATAATCAAACCGCTACAATTATTCCAGTTGCAAAAGAAGATTTAGAAAATAAATTACGTGAAGCAATTACAAATGCACTTGCAATAAGAGAAGAAGTGCAAGTCGTTATAACATACATAAATGAAATTAGATCATTTAGAAACATATACATTGAAAAAACAACTAATACAATTGCTGAATCTTTCAGAACAAACAATGAAATAGCAGAACAACTATATGATCAAAAACAACACCCTGAAAAATACTTTAGAACCAATATCTCAAATACTCAACTATTAGAATTAATAAATCCAAATCTAGAATGAATTTATTTACCTAATGTAAGCATCATTTCACGTAGTGCACTAGTTCCAGATTCTACAAGTGAAATGAAAGTCAAATATCTAATAGCACCAAATTTAGAAGCAATACCAAGTGGAGCATTTAAAGATTCAAATCTTCAACTTATTGATGCACCAAAATTAAAACAAATTGGTCAAGATGCTTTTAAAGGTTCAAAATTAACCAATGCATTTTTAAATTCAATAGAATTAATCAATAGTGATACGTTTGCTAATCTTCCATTAGAAAAAATTGATGCATTAAATTTAAAAACTATTAGAGATAATGCTTTTAGTTCAACACAATTGAACGAAGTTAACTTCCCACTTTTAGTAACCGTTGGTGATAATGCTTTTAAAGATTCGACATTAAAAACAATTGATGCACCAATGTTAGAAACCATAGGAAACAATGCTTTTAAATCATCACAATTGTTAGAAGTTAATTTAGCAAGTTTAAAATTTGTTGGAGTTGAAGCATTTAATAACACACCAATAACCAGAGTTATTACGCCAAATTTAATTACCGTTTCCGCAAATGCATTCGCTAACACAGGAAGTCTTTCTCATGTAGAGTTAAATAGTGCTTTAGAAATTAAGGATTTTGCTTTTTACAACTCAAGTTTAGACACAATTGATGCTCCTAAAGTAAAACAAGTTGCAAGCAAAGTTTTCAACAAAGCCACTAATTTAACAAATGTTTACTTCAATGAGATAGAAGTTATTAAGGATTATTTATTTAAAGATATTCCTTTAGTAAAATTTGTTGGACCAAAAGTTAGAGAAATTGGATATGGAGCCTTTTCTGGAACTAATTTAAGTGATGTGGATTTACCTGAACTTGAACTTTTACATGGTAGATCTGATGTGGCAGGAGTGTTCCAAAGATCTAAAATTAGAACTCTTAATGCACCTAAATTAAGAACAATAGGTCATGATGCCTTTAAATCTAGTGGGCTTACTAATGCAAACTTTCCAGCTGCCGAAACAGTATATAATGGTGCCTTTAGTGCGACAACATTAGAAAATGTAATTATGCCTAAGGTTAAGCGTTTTTATCAAAGCGCATTTGAAGATGCTACTTTCAGTAATACTGAATTAACATTCCCAGAGTTAGTACAAATAGATGGCGGTACATGTTATTTCATATCTGGTGCCGACCCATTTTATGGAGCATTTCAATCAACTAATATCACAAAAATAATTGCACCAAAATTACAAATTATATACTCTAGTGCCTTTGCTAAATCATCATTAACAGAAATTGATGCACCTAATGTTGAGAGAATAGGTGATGGAGCATTTTGTTTTACTGCATTAAAAGATGTAGATTTCAATAAATTAAAGAAAATTGGTAGAGGTGTTTTCTATAAAACTCCAAACGAAGATGAAATTCTTAAAAAAGTCTCAGCAATAATAGAAAATAATAAAGAACAACCCAATAATTAA
- a CDS encoding PA14 domain-containing protein has translation MKTRRFKKHLLVLPITFVSAITPILVIACKGTNENKKEKTLEINEELNKLKVTIKETSKNKTKESLNIDDFNFSKISDKYQIVNFKIENYEVDRLTLSLQLKDKKTQTYSKKRTISLFDNRNFMNPIEQLNSEIKSVLPAFNGDITKKYIGDVTIDNFTFVRYDKDKYELVNKSINKKTNGTVSISFQLQDKATKELSNLRSNTIDGFITKETLINKLNNELSRITITPNVTPSETFITDINQSNFTIGEYDSGQYTLDVISFTKNNDSVSFVVRLENKKYNLLSETRNIVINGFKREIQYQEKLNNVLNLSSLNYNGDKVSLIASDIDLSKIELVENPNIDRNVYHLSNVELVSTSNQTARIQYRIIDTARNLLSDPKTFELDGFLDTETLSKPLIQYYLKNVRIIASNNGYFKNNNDEITITSSSLNPILENIKYQWFKDDLPIYNQNTNKLSVNKNQIVNDSNFHLQLSTIFNDEEIIVKTPTVEIHKNNPLSSINLNSSANGLIVDNNNTLSLQNATINNISKIDWYKNNELFASNNLDNLETSQPGEYYALLTDDNGVEWSTNVIHVSDKKLLNNDQEFAKKLTNELNLQSFSSKILSYHERTGNKQYYVTDLETKYGQYGFRYPGYDNNYESNGNKRRSDYIDNGKQLDYLNSWLKYQENGETKFVNISDLVLAEKTPDNTDYADPNWIKKQIQLGELKVHPAVKNFYERNVLDTTQAVVKNIQIASNILGFNSTGIYIPAGEIATIQFDDNTYNLLKENYANNNDFLPFQFVINENYWDNRPFNNSGRISNRYPRIQSNFTYRFNEIDPETKKLKIATPFGGSLSISLNSHLYNKDGSFHTVNLSIDGGVEQLFYVYKQTDLENWNTQIGKVKSGEISSPVFAIQTDYSSILIPFTAPTTIAGVNIDHAIFPEYNFRKWDSFYQMSYAWGNYGASKVVLNYCNDVWGGAGAWGGNGYLYADTSWASSYISGKSEFSFDNWGNYHEINHNFQDYQDPFNIRDHGWTNIPSIIDISFVNDESRKRNLINTSGRWTWGWARLANAFNLTKTGKDWYSLYSFLIYTLGPDKFMQWVQSSGRSGHHWSNTATVKYLSDYFDLNFYYALRTYTDLLKHSSNFRRDVPKFGNDFEKETTLNAIKAFNQATENYENANKALQDAKDKIQIEKDKIQADKTLSILEKVEKNLELTAQLSDYAEAQKDALNKLSEAKEALRIADLDYPKDPKVVENIESMQEKMGIDFVGNLYAIGNYLYNPKNNSFEYSSDVQAPFQIPAYEDYTFDFEKGIASVNSNFTWSKMTFEPTTKWFGTLKVDPTNPKKLIYHANENYLNQIDEFDLTIYPDNFEGKPSNYVPAYKFKIKIRNVVNKPTFYIYNNLTNFTGNNIDQAIQYAKDNNVEALKIVQDFHFNNGSNNYLNAEKRLIKSHFKFIPPVSGNYEIRGQVDDHFKMFVNGESVITKNQWIEYAQNLSTIYFDANQVYDIEIYGYNSSGAGGLNVWLFNDNKHYQFDDYALTENFDTTGKTIEELRSILNNPEYQYKPRFIDSNDRFTSQINKYIPSKRSKTRYTISSDDQIDQAELNKLLNTNVNDVLYIEDANEATFKFTLDQASLINKMSITRVVDKTKITDDDFEDEPENHENESVPVVHKDKEEKEDTEFVPTHYIVYGEDVNGEKTKLLDYYLTDNKVPAIFDLNFINSKVVKNLYLTVSKPTNGLKLVNVQFSLAINTNKILPINSEKIKFFGNWKLENNQTNIGSVVNNIALTSNTSSDYLTTTINTNSFAIVGKEDLNSSSFDVYLDDELIGSNVTTSSDTRKLNALIFSYNSPKPDNKPHILKIVNKEDKLLVLNYIPYLSK, from the coding sequence ATGAAAACAAGAAGATTTAAAAAACATTTATTAGTTCTTCCAATTACTTTTGTCAGTGCTATAACTCCAATTTTAGTTATTGCATGTAAAGGTACAAATGAGAACAAAAAAGAGAAAACACTCGAAATTAATGAAGAGCTAAACAAACTCAAAGTAACTATTAAAGAAACATCCAAAAACAAAACAAAAGAAAGTTTAAATATTGATGATTTTAACTTTTCTAAGATTAGTGATAAATATCAAATTGTTAATTTCAAAATAGAAAATTATGAAGTTGACAGACTAACTCTAAGTCTACAATTAAAAGACAAAAAAACACAAACATATTCAAAAAAGAGAACAATATCTCTATTTGACAATAGAAATTTCATGAACCCAATTGAACAATTGAATTCAGAAATCAAAAGTGTTTTACCTGCTTTCAATGGAGATATAACAAAAAAATATATAGGTGATGTTACAATAGATAATTTCACCTTTGTACGCTACGACAAAGACAAATATGAATTAGTTAATAAGTCGATAAATAAAAAAACTAATGGCACTGTATCTATTAGTTTCCAATTGCAAGATAAAGCAACTAAAGAATTATCTAATTTACGTTCAAATACAATTGATGGCTTTATAACTAAAGAAACTTTAATAAACAAATTAAACAATGAATTGTCTAGAATTACAATAACACCAAATGTAACTCCAAGTGAGACATTCATCACAGATATAAATCAATCAAACTTTACAATTGGTGAATATGATTCAGGGCAATACACCCTAGATGTAATTTCATTTACAAAAAACAACGATTCAGTAAGTTTTGTTGTTAGATTAGAAAACAAAAAATATAACTTATTAAGTGAAACGAGAAATATTGTAATTAATGGTTTTAAAAGAGAAATTCAATATCAAGAAAAATTAAACAACGTATTAAATTTATCATCACTTAATTATAATGGTGATAAAGTTTCTCTAATCGCGAGCGATATTGACTTATCTAAAATTGAATTAGTCGAAAACCCAAACATTGATAGAAACGTTTATCACTTGAGCAATGTTGAATTAGTCTCGACTTCTAATCAAACTGCTAGAATTCAATATAGAATCATTGATACTGCTAGAAACCTTTTATCAGATCCAAAAACATTTGAATTAGATGGTTTTTTAGACACTGAAACACTATCGAAACCTTTGATTCAATATTATCTCAAGAATGTAAGAATAATTGCATCTAACAATGGTTATTTTAAGAATAATAACGATGAGATAACAATCACTTCATCATCACTCAACCCAATTCTTGAAAACATTAAATATCAATGGTTTAAAGATGATTTACCTATTTATAATCAAAATACAAATAAACTATCAGTAAATAAAAATCAAATTGTAAATGACAGCAATTTCCATTTACAACTATCTACTATTTTTAATGATGAAGAAATCATTGTTAAAACACCTACAGTAGAAATTCACAAAAATAACCCATTATCATCAATTAATTTAAATTCTTCTGCAAATGGTTTAATAGTTGATAACAATAATACATTATCATTACAAAACGCTACTATTAATAACATTAGTAAAATTGATTGATACAAAAATAATGAATTATTTGCAAGCAATAATTTAGATAATCTTGAAACAAGTCAACCTGGTGAATATTATGCACTTTTAACAGATGACAATGGTGTTGAATGAAGTACAAATGTAATTCATGTTTCAGATAAAAAACTCCTAAATAATGATCAAGAATTTGCTAAAAAACTTACAAATGAACTTAACTTACAATCATTTAGCTCAAAAATATTAAGTTATCATGAAAGAACAGGAAATAAACAATACTATGTTACAGACTTAGAAACAAAATATGGTCAATATGGCTTTAGATATCCTGGTTATGATAATAACTATGAATCAAATGGCAATAAACGTAGATCTGATTATATTGATAATGGTAAACAGTTAGATTATTTAAATTCATGATTAAAATATCAAGAAAACGGTGAAACTAAATTTGTCAATATTTCAGATTTAGTTTTAGCTGAAAAAACACCAGATAATACCGATTATGCCGATCCCAATTGAATTAAAAAACAAATTCAATTAGGCGAATTAAAAGTTCACCCAGCAGTTAAAAACTTTTATGAAAGAAATGTCTTAGACACCACACAAGCAGTTGTTAAAAATATTCAAATCGCATCAAATATATTAGGTTTTAATTCAACTGGTATTTATATACCTGCTGGTGAAATTGCAACAATTCAATTTGATGATAATACTTATAATCTCCTTAAAGAAAATTATGCAAATAATAATGATTTTTTACCATTCCAATTTGTTATAAATGAAAATTATTGAGATAATCGACCTTTTAATAACTCAGGAAGAATTTCAAATAGATACCCAAGAATTCAATCAAATTTCACATATAGATTTAATGAAATTGACCCAGAAACAAAAAAACTTAAAATAGCTACTCCATTTGGTGGTTCATTATCAATTTCTTTAAATAGTCATTTATATAATAAGGATGGTTCATTCCATACTGTTAATTTAAGCATTGATGGTGGGGTAGAGCAACTCTTTTATGTCTATAAGCAAACTGATTTAGAAAATTGAAACACTCAAATTGGAAAAGTAAAATCAGGCGAAATATCATCGCCAGTATTTGCGATTCAAACTGATTATTCATCAATTTTAATTCCCTTTACAGCACCTACTACAATTGCAGGAGTCAATATTGATCACGCAATTTTCCCAGAGTATAACTTCAGAAAATGAGATTCATTTTATCAAATGTCATATGCATGAGGAAATTATGGTGCTTCTAAAGTTGTTTTAAATTATTGCAACGATGTTTGAGGTGGTGCAGGTGCTTGAGGTGGAAATGGTTATTTATACGCCGATACAAGTTGAGCAAGTTCGTATATTTCGGGCAAATCTGAATTCAGTTTTGACAACTGAGGTAACTACCATGAAATAAACCATAACTTCCAAGATTATCAAGATCCATTTAATATTCGTGATCATGGATGGACAAACATACCATCAATTATTGATATTTCGTTTGTAAATGATGAAAGCAGAAAAAGAAATTTAATTAATACATCTGGTAGATGAACTTGAGGATGGGCAAGACTTGCAAATGCATTTAATTTAACTAAAACAGGAAAAGATTGATATTCACTTTATAGCTTTTTAATCTACACTCTAGGTCCAGACAAATTTATGCAATGAGTCCAAAGTTCAGGTAGATCTGGTCATCACTGAAGCAATACTGCAACAGTTAAATATTTATCAGATTATTTTGACCTTAATTTCTACTATGCTTTAAGAACATATACAGATTTATTAAAACACAGTTCAAACTTTAGACGAGATGTTCCTAAATTTGGAAATGATTTTGAAAAAGAAACTACTTTAAATGCAATTAAAGCGTTTAATCAAGCGACTGAAAATTATGAAAATGCCAATAAAGCATTACAAGATGCAAAAGATAAAATTCAAATCGAAAAAGACAAAATACAAGCAGATAAAACTCTTTCTATTTTAGAAAAAGTTGAAAAGAATTTAGAATTAACAGCACAACTTTCTGACTATGCAGAAGCTCAAAAAGATGCATTAAACAAATTATCTGAAGCAAAAGAAGCCTTAAGAATAGCAGATTTAGATTATCCAAAGGATCCAAAAGTAGTTGAAAATATTGAAAGTATGCAAGAAAAAATGGGAATCGATTTTGTTGGTAACTTATATGCAATTGGAAACTACTTATATAATCCAAAAAATAATAGTTTTGAATATAGTTCCGATGTACAAGCACCTTTCCAAATACCTGCTTATGAAGATTACACATTTGATTTTGAAAAAGGTATTGCATCAGTTAATTCAAACTTTACATGATCAAAAATGACTTTCGAACCTACCACCAAGTGGTTTGGGACTTTAAAAGTTGATCCAACAAATCCTAAGAAACTAATTTATCATGCAAATGAAAATTACTTAAATCAAATTGATGAATTCGATTTAACGATTTATCCAGATAATTTCGAAGGTAAACCTTCTAATTATGTACCTGCTTATAAATTTAAAATTAAAATTAGAAATGTAGTTAATAAACCAACATTTTACATTTATAACAACCTTACAAACTTTACAGGTAATAATATTGATCAAGCAATTCAATATGCTAAAGATAACAATGTTGAAGCTTTAAAAATAGTTCAAGACTTCCATTTTAACAATGGTTCAAATAACTATTTAAATGCTGAGAAAAGATTAATTAAATCACACTTTAAATTTATTCCACCTGTGAGTGGTAATTATGAAATAAGAGGTCAAGTTGATGATCATTTTAAAATGTTTGTAAATGGTGAAAGTGTAATAACTAAAAATCAATGAATTGAGTATGCACAAAACTTATCTACTATATATTTCGATGCCAACCAAGTCTACGACATAGAAATATATGGATATAACTCTAGTGGTGCAGGTGGATTGAACGTATGGTTATTCAATGATAATAAGCACTATCAATTTGATGATTATGCACTAACAGAAAACTTCGATACAACAGGGAAAACCATTGAAGAATTAAGATCAATTTTAAACAATCCAGAATATCAATATAAACCAAGATTTATTGATTCAAATGATAGATTCACTTCACAAATCAATAAATACATTCCAAGTAAAAGATCTAAAACCAGATATACAATTTCTTCTGATGATCAAATTGATCAAGCAGAATTGAATAAACTATTAAACACAAATGTAAATGATGTTCTTTATATAGAAGATGCAAATGAAGCAACATTTAAATTTACCTTAGATCAAGCAAGTTTAATTAACAAAATGAGCATTACAAGAGTAGTTGATAAAACCAAAATTACTGATGATGATTTTGAAGATGAACCTGAAAACCACGAAAACGAAAGCGTTCCAGTTGTTCATAAAGATAAAGAAGAAAAAGAAGACACTGAATTTGTGCCAACACACTATATTGTCTATGGTGAAGATGTAAATGGAGAAAAAACAAAATTATTAGATTATTACTTAACTGATAACAAAGTACCAGCTATATTTGATTTAAACTTTATTAATAGTAAAGTGGTTAAAAATCTTTATCTAACTGTTTCAAAACCAACCAATGGTCTTAAATTAGTAAACGTGCAATTTAGTTTAGCAATAAACACAAACAAGATATTACCAATTAATTCTGAAAAAATCAAATTCTTTGGTAATTGAAAATTAGAAAATAACCAAACAAACATTGGATCAGTTGTTAATAATATCGCATTAACATCAAATACAAGTTCTGATTATTTAACAACCACAATTAATACAAATTCATTCGCAATTGTAGGTAAGGAAGATTTAAATTCAAGCAGTTTTGATGTTTATCTTGATGATGAATTAATTGGAAGCAACGTAACCACATCATCGGATACAAGAAAATTAAATGCTTTAATCTTTAGTTATAACTCACCAAAACCAGATAATAAACCGCACATATTAAAAATAGTTAACAAAGAAGATAAACTACTTGTTTTAAACTACATTCCTTATTTATCAAAATAA